The Acidianus infernus genome window below encodes:
- a CDS encoding 30S ribosomal protein S27ae: MNKVAKKEASEVKASVRLYYEISDGKVKLKNKKCPRCGSVMAHHLKPVERWACGKCGYTEFVSSGKK, translated from the coding sequence GTGAACAAGGTGGCGAAAAAGGAAGCAAGTGAAGTTAAGGCTTCAGTAAGACTTTATTACGAAATATCTGATGGAAAAGTAAAATTAAAGAACAAAAAGTGCCCTAGATGCGGTAGTGTAATGGCTCACCATTTAAAACCAGTTGAGAGATGGGCTTGCGGTAAATGCGGATATACAGAATTTGTTTCCTCGGGGAAAAAATAA
- a CDS encoding transcription initiation factor IIB, translating to MSDKPQDNICPPDKIVFDADRGEYICTETGEVIEERIIDQGPEWRAFTPEEKEKRSRVGGPLNQTIHDRGLSTLIDWKDKDAIGRNLDPKRRLEVLRWRKWQIRARIQSSIDRNLAQAMNELERIGNLLGLPKSVKDEAALIYRKAVEKGLVRGRSIESVVAASIYASCRRIKIARTLDEIAQYTKANRKEVARCYRLLLRELNVEVPVSDPKDYVTRIGSLLGLSGATMKLAAEILEKAKNAGLTAGKDPAGLAAAAIYIAALMNDERRTQKEIAQVAGVTEVTVRNRYKELIQELKIEIQNQ from the coding sequence ATGAGTGATAAACCTCAAGATAACATTTGCCCTCCAGATAAAATAGTTTTTGATGCTGATAGAGGAGAATACATATGTACAGAAACGGGAGAAGTGATTGAAGAAAGAATTATTGACCAAGGCCCAGAGTGGAGGGCTTTTACTCCAGAAGAAAAAGAGAAAAGAAGCAGAGTTGGTGGGCCTCTGAACCAGACTATTCATGATAGGGGATTATCCACACTTATAGATTGGAAAGATAAGGATGCTATAGGGAGGAATTTAGATCCAAAAAGGAGGCTTGAAGTACTAAGGTGGAGAAAGTGGCAAATAAGAGCTAGAATTCAATCATCTATTGACAGGAATCTTGCTCAAGCAATGAATGAATTGGAAAGAATTGGTAATTTATTAGGTTTGCCTAAATCTGTTAAAGATGAAGCTGCATTAATATATAGGAAAGCAGTAGAAAAGGGCTTAGTTAGAGGAAGATCAATAGAAAGCGTTGTTGCCGCATCCATTTATGCTTCTTGTAGGAGAATTAAAATTGCAAGGACTTTAGATGAGATTGCCCAATATACCAAGGCAAATAGAAAAGAAGTAGCTAGATGTTATAGGTTATTACTAAGAGAGCTAAATGTGGAAGTACCAGTATCGGATCCTAAGGATTATGTAACTAGAATAGGATCTTTATTAGGACTTAGCGGCGCTACAATGAAACTAGCTGCGGAGATCTTAGAAAAAGCTAAGAATGCCGGTTTAACTGCAGGGAAAGATCCTGCAGGTTTAGCTGCAGCAGCAATCTACATTGCTGCATTAATGAATGATGAGAGAAGGACACAAAAAGAAATAGCTCAAGTAGCTGGAGTTACAGAAGTAACCGTAAGAAATAGATATAAGGAACTTATTCAAGAATTAAAAATAGAAATACAAAATCAATAA
- a CDS encoding DUF47 family protein, translated as MSIANITLEEKLQQITVKLIDETRALYEFLTVDDNKINPMQIYAKINGIKDSVENEKYLTGEYIMKVREGLDYVDLYIDILNNLEKIAQNIDAATYRLSVLLTRSSKIDNIMHGLIVVMCEKILASLTHLIESIKTLSSNAKKSIESARNILKLEEDVDDLYRNIELKLFEKPHDDLVYVMLMKDIADRLEDSEDLIRDSANSITYIAFSRT; from the coding sequence ATGAGCATAGCCAACATAACATTAGAAGAAAAATTACAACAAATAACAGTTAAACTTATTGACGAAACTAGAGCACTTTACGAATTCCTTACTGTAGATGATAATAAAATTAATCCTATGCAAATTTATGCGAAAATAAATGGAATAAAGGACAGCGTTGAAAATGAGAAGTACCTCACTGGAGAATATATAATGAAGGTAAGAGAAGGACTAGACTATGTAGACCTTTATATAGATATCTTGAATAATCTAGAAAAAATAGCACAAAATATAGATGCTGCAACATATAGGTTAAGTGTACTTCTAACAAGAAGTAGCAAAATTGATAATATAATGCACGGTTTAATTGTAGTAATGTGCGAGAAAATACTTGCTTCTCTTACCCATTTAATTGAGTCAATTAAAACACTGTCTTCAAATGCTAAGAAATCTATAGAATCTGCTAGAAATATCTTAAAATTAGAGGAAGACGTTGACGATTTATATAGAAATATTGAATTAAAATTGTTTGAAAAACCTCACGACGACCTTGTCTATGTAATGTTAATGAAAGATATTGCTGATAGATTAGAGGATAGCGAAGACCTAATTAGAGATTCAGCTAACTCTATAACATACATAGCCTTTAGTAGAACATGA
- a CDS encoding translation elongation factor, whose translation MYYGNIISVLSSDKEKAGKLAESLGKLHENEKLRIYYRKKGDYIRSILVPTEYPEKILQAAEAVSLSSYCVLYLPIVPSWTEGELALLITSAGCKGEIITEMPESDVRKLFKGLPLEEFPIHQTPEEFEGKEEDKGVVYIDKAFVVKGVGVVITGFSYTQVKVHDKLKVIPQNKEVEIKSIQVLDEDQEAVDTGIRIGFALRNVREDEMRDALLLVKSEVKTVKSFSGEIFLFPWAKIESGSYHLVADGVSVMANLKINGSNVDVELSNEMPLPKRFIIVNVNAKQGKPRIAGYIIPK comes from the coding sequence TTGTATTACGGCAACATTATAAGTGTACTATCTTCAGACAAGGAAAAGGCAGGAAAATTAGCTGAAAGTTTAGGAAAACTTCATGAAAATGAGAAATTGAGAATTTATTATAGGAAAAAAGGAGATTATATAAGGTCAATCCTAGTACCTACAGAATATCCAGAAAAGATTCTTCAAGCTGCTGAGGCAGTTAGTCTTTCATCGTATTGCGTACTTTATTTGCCTATAGTTCCTTCTTGGACAGAAGGAGAACTAGCACTTTTAATTACATCTGCAGGTTGTAAAGGAGAAATAATAACTGAAATGCCAGAAAGTGATGTAAGAAAATTATTCAAAGGCTTACCCCTAGAGGAGTTCCCTATTCACCAGACTCCTGAGGAATTTGAAGGAAAAGAAGAAGATAAGGGAGTAGTTTATATAGATAAAGCATTCGTAGTGAAAGGTGTTGGAGTAGTAATTACTGGATTTTCCTATACTCAAGTTAAAGTACATGATAAATTGAAAGTTATACCGCAGAATAAAGAAGTTGAGATAAAGAGCATTCAAGTTCTTGATGAAGATCAAGAGGCTGTAGATACCGGAATCAGAATAGGTTTTGCGTTAAGAAATGTAAGAGAAGACGAAATGAGGGACGCACTGCTTTTAGTTAAGAGCGAAGTAAAGACTGTAAAGAGTTTCTCAGGAGAAATCTTCCTATTCCCTTGGGCTAAAATCGAGTCCGGAAGTTACCATTTAGTCGCAGATGGAGTATCAGTAATGGCTAACTTAAAGATTAATGGGAGTAATGTGGATGTTGAGCTGAGTAACGAAATGCCATTACCTAAGAGGTTTATAATAGTCAATGTTAACGCAAAACAAGGTAAACCGAGGATTGCAGGTTATATAATACCAAAGTAG
- the glyS gene encoding glycine--tRNA ligase — protein sequence MSEEKVIELAKRRGIFWPSYEIYGGVGGLYDIGPIGTRIKNKIVQLWRKIFVEENSDFVVEIETPMITPKKVFEASGHLENFTDPIVECSKCHRVFRADHLVEEVLKINAEGLKAEELTNLIREKNIKCPVCGGDLGDVRYFNLLFSTNIGPYTGSTGFLRPETAQGMFTSFKRVYESTREKLPLGIAQVGRVARNEISPRQGLIRMREFTIMEIEFFMDPEDTENVPLDKFSEDKINVLPAEAKIKGDKPSTFKVKELVDEKIVINPWMAYWMATANKFVRKLGVPLERVYFEEKLPSERAHYSSQTFDQMVIVGEDKVEISGHAYRGDYDLSRHSKFSGQDLSVFKKYDQPKIIKKKIVIINKDKLNKESKDFVKELMKRISSLKPEEVEKILDEKIDGKEIKEYVTVTEREEKESGKRFIPHVVEPSFGVERCLYISVLNAYREKKDRIVLSLPREIAPYEVAVFPLLEREELISRAREIYNKVKEKFDAIFDDSGSIGKRYARADEIGIPYAITVDPQTLQDNTVTIRDRDTWNQIRVKEEELINTLEKLFSGEEIIPKGSSDESG from the coding sequence GTGAGCGAGGAAAAAGTTATAGAACTTGCAAAAAGGAGAGGAATTTTTTGGCCATCATATGAAATCTACGGAGGAGTAGGAGGATTATACGACATAGGACCTATAGGAACTAGGATAAAGAATAAAATAGTACAGTTATGGAGAAAGATCTTCGTTGAAGAGAATAGTGATTTTGTTGTAGAAATAGAGACACCAATGATAACACCAAAGAAAGTTTTTGAAGCAAGCGGTCACCTTGAAAATTTCACTGATCCTATAGTCGAGTGTAGCAAGTGCCATAGAGTATTTAGGGCCGACCACTTAGTAGAGGAAGTTTTAAAAATTAATGCTGAAGGGTTAAAAGCTGAGGAACTTACAAATTTAATAAGAGAAAAGAATATAAAATGTCCCGTTTGTGGTGGAGATTTAGGAGATGTTAGATATTTTAATTTACTATTCTCAACTAATATTGGCCCATACACTGGAAGTACTGGATTTTTAAGGCCAGAAACCGCACAAGGAATGTTTACTTCATTCAAGAGAGTTTACGAATCTACAAGGGAAAAATTGCCTTTAGGAATAGCACAAGTAGGTAGAGTAGCAAGAAATGAAATCTCGCCGAGACAGGGCTTAATAAGAATGAGGGAGTTCACGATAATGGAAATAGAATTTTTCATGGATCCTGAAGATACAGAAAACGTTCCTTTAGATAAATTTTCTGAAGACAAAATCAACGTATTACCTGCTGAAGCTAAAATAAAAGGAGATAAACCGTCAACTTTTAAGGTAAAGGAGCTCGTAGACGAGAAGATCGTTATAAATCCTTGGATGGCTTATTGGATGGCTACTGCTAATAAATTTGTAAGGAAGCTAGGTGTACCACTTGAAAGGGTTTACTTTGAAGAAAAACTTCCTTCAGAGAGAGCTCATTATTCTAGCCAAACTTTCGATCAAATGGTTATAGTAGGAGAAGATAAAGTCGAAATTTCCGGCCATGCCTATAGAGGAGATTACGATCTTTCAAGACATTCCAAGTTTAGTGGACAAGATTTATCAGTATTTAAAAAATATGATCAGCCTAAGATTATTAAAAAGAAAATAGTAATTATAAATAAGGATAAATTAAATAAAGAGAGCAAGGATTTCGTTAAAGAGTTAATGAAAAGGATATCATCATTAAAACCCGAAGAAGTCGAAAAAATTCTTGATGAAAAAATTGATGGAAAGGAAATTAAAGAATATGTAACTGTAACAGAAAGAGAAGAAAAGGAATCTGGCAAGAGATTCATTCCACACGTGGTAGAACCATCTTTTGGAGTAGAGAGGTGCTTATACATCTCAGTACTGAATGCTTACAGAGAAAAGAAGGATAGAATAGTATTGTCATTACCGAGAGAAATAGCTCCTTATGAAGTAGCTGTATTTCCGCTACTTGAAAGAGAAGAATTAATTAGTAGAGCAAGGGAAATTTATAACAAAGTTAAAGAAAAATTCGATGCAATATTTGATGATAGTGGCAGTATAGGTAAAAGATATGCCAGAGCGGATGAGATAGGTATTCCTTATGCTATAACTGTAGACCCGCAGACGTTACAAGATAATACAGTTACTATAAGAGATAGAGATACTTGGAATCAAATTAGAGTAAAAGAAGAGGAATTAATTAATACTTTGGAGAAGTTATTTAGTGGTGAAGAAATAATACCAAAGGGATCAAGCGATGAGTCAGGATAA
- the yciH gene encoding stress response translation initiation inhibitor YciH, whose product MADNLCGGLPPDICEQLNKEEQFIKIKLEKRRYGKEVTVIEGISSNDADLKKIASELKSKLAAGGTVKNGRIEIQGDHREKVKDILVKLGFPAENIMVIE is encoded by the coding sequence ATGGCAGACAACTTGTGTGGAGGACTTCCACCAGATATATGTGAACAATTAAATAAAGAAGAACAATTTATAAAAATAAAGTTAGAGAAAAGACGTTATGGTAAAGAAGTTACTGTAATAGAAGGGATAAGTAGTAATGATGCTGACTTAAAAAAGATAGCTTCAGAACTTAAGTCAAAATTAGCTGCAGGAGGCACGGTAAAAAATGGGAGAATTGAAATACAAGGAGATCATAGAGAAAAAGTTAAGGACATTTTAGTAAAATTAGGATTTCCAGCAGAAAATATAATGGTAATAGAATAA
- a CDS encoding Kae1-associated kinase Bud32: MENRRGRYSLEELKLLKRGAESQIYETYFLGIHAIVKKRISKAYRDPKLDRKINLERTIMEAKLMYNALKSGINVPAILYIDKDNFSIIMEFIEGITVKEVLWKNLYDPKKIGEMIGEIALRLHSSQIAHGDLTTNNLILKGNQLFLIDFGLSKRSNDVEDFATDVHVFLRSLESVHPDKKDEVFEGFKLTYSKFKLYEKVMETLKDIRMRGRYVEERRSKSSNR; this comes from the coding sequence GTGGAGAATAGACGAGGTAGATATTCCTTGGAGGAATTGAAACTACTTAAAAGAGGTGCAGAATCACAAATTTACGAAACGTATTTCTTAGGAATTCATGCAATAGTTAAGAAACGAATATCTAAAGCATATAGGGATCCCAAGTTAGACAGGAAAATAAATTTGGAAAGAACTATTATGGAAGCAAAGCTCATGTATAATGCATTAAAATCGGGTATAAATGTTCCTGCTATACTCTATATAGATAAGGATAATTTCTCAATAATAATGGAATTTATAGAAGGAATAACAGTAAAGGAAGTATTATGGAAAAACCTTTACGACCCAAAGAAGATAGGCGAAATGATAGGAGAAATAGCATTAAGATTACACAGTTCTCAAATAGCTCATGGAGACTTAACAACTAACAATCTTATTTTAAAAGGGAACCAATTATTCTTAATAGATTTCGGACTATCAAAAAGAAGTAACGATGTTGAAGATTTTGCCACAGATGTTCACGTGTTTTTAAGGTCTTTAGAGAGCGTTCATCCCGATAAAAAAGATGAAGTTTTTGAAGGATTTAAATTAACATATTCGAAGTTTAAGTTATATGAAAAAGTTATGGAGACTTTGAAAGATATTAGAATGAGGGGTAGATATGTTGAAGAAAGAAGAAGTAAAAGTAGTAACAGGTAA
- a CDS encoding 30S ribosomal protein S24e, whose translation MSQAQQIKISDKIQGVIEKDFDNKVIGRRELSLKLYHIGTGTPSRNEIKKAVSELLNTKEDLIVVRKIFTSYGAGISTARVHVYTNKETLEKYEPKHLLTRGTSTKKEGEQGGEKGSK comes from the coding sequence ATGAGTCAAGCTCAGCAAATTAAAATCTCGGATAAGATTCAAGGTGTAATAGAAAAAGATTTTGATAACAAGGTAATAGGAAGAAGAGAATTATCACTAAAATTATATCATATAGGTACTGGAACGCCGTCAAGAAACGAGATTAAAAAGGCAGTAAGTGAATTGCTTAACACTAAAGAAGATCTTATTGTAGTCAGAAAAATATTTACTAGCTATGGTGCTGGGATAAGCACTGCAAGAGTTCATGTTTATACTAATAAAGAAACTTTAGAAAAATACGAGCCTAAACATTTATTAACAAGAGGTACAAGCACAAAGAAGGAAGGTGAACAAGGTGGCGAAAAAGGAAGCAAGTGA
- the kae1 gene encoding KEOPS complex N(6)-L-threonylcarbamoyladenine synthase Kae1: MKVLGIESTAHTFGVGIAEDKPPFILANIRDTYIPKSGGMKPGDLARHHATVAPDILAKALEEAKTTIEDIDGIAVALGPGMGPALRVGAVVARALALKYNKKLIPVNHGIGHIEIGYLTTGAKDPLILYLSGGNTIITTFYEGKFRIFGETLDIALGNMMDVFVREVNLAPPYVVNGKHVIDICAENARDLIDLPYVVKGQDMSFSGLLTAALRAAKKYPIPDICYSIRENAFDMLLEATERALALTEKKEIMVVGGVAASVSLRSKLNLLAKDWNVEIKIVPSQFSGDNGAMIAYAGLLALKSGVTIPIEESVVKPRWRIDEVDIPWRN, from the coding sequence ATGAAAGTTCTTGGTATTGAATCAACAGCACATACTTTTGGAGTTGGAATAGCAGAAGATAAACCTCCTTTTATTTTAGCTAATATTAGAGATACTTATATACCTAAATCTGGTGGAATGAAGCCTGGAGATCTAGCGAGGCATCATGCAACCGTTGCCCCAGATATACTAGCAAAGGCACTTGAGGAAGCAAAAACTACTATAGAAGATATTGACGGAATAGCAGTAGCATTAGGACCAGGAATGGGACCTGCTCTTAGAGTCGGTGCAGTAGTAGCTAGGGCGTTAGCATTAAAATATAATAAGAAGCTGATACCAGTTAATCATGGAATTGGACATATAGAAATAGGATATTTAACCACGGGTGCCAAGGATCCGCTTATTTTATACTTATCTGGAGGGAATACAATAATAACAACTTTTTATGAAGGGAAGTTTAGAATCTTTGGTGAGACCTTAGATATAGCTTTAGGAAATATGATGGACGTTTTTGTCAGAGAAGTAAATCTAGCACCACCGTATGTTGTTAATGGAAAGCATGTTATAGATATTTGTGCTGAAAATGCTAGAGATTTAATAGATTTACCATATGTTGTTAAAGGACAAGATATGTCATTCTCTGGACTGCTAACTGCTGCTCTGAGAGCTGCAAAAAAATATCCAATTCCAGATATTTGTTATAGTATTAGAGAAAACGCATTTGATATGCTTTTAGAAGCTACTGAAAGAGCATTAGCACTAACAGAAAAAAAGGAAATCATGGTAGTAGGAGGGGTCGCAGCAAGCGTTAGTTTACGTAGCAAATTGAATTTACTAGCAAAAGATTGGAATGTTGAAATTAAAATAGTACCCTCACAATTTTCTGGTGATAATGGCGCTATGATAGCTTATGCTGGACTTTTAGCCTTAAAGAGTGGAGTCACTATACCTATAGAAGAGTCGGTCGTAAAACCCAGGTGGAGAATAGACGAGGTAGATATTCCTTGGAGGAATTGA
- a CDS encoding DNA-directed RNA polymerase subunit P yields MDKYRCGRCWKTFDDDKLKVLPGVRCPYCGYNIIYMIRKPTIKVIKAI; encoded by the coding sequence ATGGACAAATATAGGTGTGGTAGGTGTTGGAAAACTTTTGATGATGATAAATTAAAAGTTTTACCTGGAGTTAGATGCCCATACTGTGGGTATAACATAATATACATGATAAGAAAACCAACTATCAAGGTAATTAAGGCAATTTAG
- the endA gene encoding tRNA-intron lyase, with translation MSIKGYLFGDKIVIFDINDSKKLYSTGFYGKPLGINKPKKAEDIKYPLELSLIEGLYLLKKGEIEVIYNGNKLNENDLYEIGRKNIARFDSLFIVYSDLRNKGFVVRSGIKFGADFAIYTLGPGIEHAPYVVIVLDANSTLLANELMSFGRVSHSTRKKLILAIVNMLSPKNIRYVMFKWVKL, from the coding sequence ATGAGCATAAAAGGATATTTATTTGGCGATAAGATTGTAATCTTTGATATAAATGATAGCAAAAAATTATATTCTACTGGTTTTTATGGAAAGCCACTTGGGATAAATAAACCGAAGAAAGCCGAAGATATAAAATATCCATTGGAACTTTCTTTAATAGAAGGATTATATTTACTAAAGAAAGGCGAAATAGAAGTTATATATAATGGAAATAAGCTGAATGAGAATGATCTGTATGAAATTGGTAGAAAAAACATAGCAAGATTTGACAGCCTATTCATCGTATATTCAGACTTAAGAAATAAGGGATTTGTAGTTAGATCTGGAATAAAGTTTGGTGCAGATTTTGCAATATATACTTTAGGTCCTGGAATAGAACATGCCCCTTACGTAGTAATAGTTTTAGACGCAAACTCAACTCTTCTTGCAAATGAGTTGATGAGTTTCGGAAGAGTATCTCATAGTACTAGAAAGAAACTCATCTTAGCAATAGTTAATATGCTTTCGCCAAAAAATATAAGATACGTAATGTTTAAATGGGTGAAATTATAG
- the speB gene encoding agmatinase: MSDARLLYLNDVSRKFAGFNKENSPFVILGIPMDITSSYRPGSRFAPSAIRDAAQYIEFYSLRTGIDMGEVGFNDIGDVALHPSNVEENVKRISDVVSYFSEKGKIVVSIGGEHTITVGTASGTSADCVISFDAHLDLRDDYLGYKYDHACVMRRLSEKGIKIMEIGNRAVSKEELEYARKAGVPFITSWDVELLGYKEVARKIINFTEECKRIYITYDMDSIDPSYAPGVATPEPEGLKPTTILDIVKLIADKRIVGFDIVEVSPPFDPSGITSVLAAKIIMETSAIIKSKLP, from the coding sequence ATGAGCGATGCAAGACTGCTTTACTTGAACGATGTAAGTAGGAAATTTGCAGGTTTTAATAAAGAAAATTCTCCTTTTGTAATACTGGGAATTCCAATGGACATAACAAGTAGTTATAGACCCGGTAGTCGTTTTGCACCATCTGCTATAAGAGATGCTGCACAATACATCGAATTTTACTCCTTAAGGACAGGAATTGACATGGGAGAGGTAGGATTTAACGATATAGGCGATGTAGCTTTACACCCTTCAAATGTTGAGGAGAATGTAAAAAGAATATCTGATGTAGTAAGCTATTTTTCAGAAAAAGGTAAAATAGTAGTATCGATTGGAGGAGAGCATACTATAACGGTTGGCACGGCCAGTGGTACAAGCGCTGATTGTGTAATAAGTTTTGATGCACATTTAGATCTAAGAGACGATTATTTAGGATATAAATACGACCATGCATGCGTAATGAGAAGATTAAGTGAAAAAGGAATAAAAATCATGGAAATAGGCAATAGAGCTGTTAGTAAAGAAGAATTAGAATATGCAAGAAAAGCAGGAGTCCCATTTATAACATCTTGGGATGTAGAACTATTAGGCTATAAGGAGGTGGCTAGAAAGATTATTAATTTCACTGAAGAATGTAAAAGAATATACATAACATACGATATGGATTCTATAGACCCATCTTATGCACCCGGTGTAGCTACTCCTGAGCCTGAAGGATTAAAACCCACTACAATTCTAGATATAGTAAAATTAATTGCGGATAAAAGAATAGTTGGTTTCGATATAGTAGAAGTATCTCCTCCCTTCGATCCTTCTGGAATCACATCAGTATTAGCTGCAAAAATTATAATGGAGACGAGTGCAATAATAAAATCTAAATTGCCTTAA
- a CDS encoding XTP/dITP diphosphatase has translation MLKKEEVKVVTGNKRKFEEMNQIALQYGIKLSMINLPKFEIQADRLEDVVRHAASVFYSILNEPIILEDSGLFIEALNGFPGPYTKFVKKTLDINGILKLMKGEKNRNAYFKTALAYVNENEIRIFTGEVYGKIAEEARGNKGFGFDPIFIPEGSEKTFAEMEIEEKNKYSHRSKAFKKFLDYYIHL, from the coding sequence ATGTTGAAGAAAGAAGAAGTAAAAGTAGTAACAGGTAATAAGAGAAAATTTGAAGAGATGAATCAAATAGCATTACAGTACGGTATTAAACTATCAATGATAAATTTGCCTAAATTTGAAATCCAGGCAGATAGGTTAGAAGATGTGGTTAGGCATGCAGCTTCAGTTTTTTATTCAATACTAAACGAACCTATAATCTTGGAAGATAGTGGCCTCTTTATAGAAGCGTTAAACGGGTTTCCAGGACCTTATACCAAGTTTGTGAAAAAAACGTTAGATATTAATGGCATTCTAAAACTTATGAAAGGCGAAAAAAACAGGAATGCGTATTTTAAAACTGCATTAGCCTATGTGAATGAGAATGAAATTAGAATATTCACTGGAGAAGTTTACGGTAAAATAGCAGAAGAGGCTAGAGGAAATAAAGGTTTTGGATTTGACCCTATTTTTATACCAGAAGGATCCGAGAAAACTTTTGCAGAGATGGAGATAGAAGAGAAAAATAAATACTCACACAGAAGTAAGGCTTTTAAAAAATTTCTTGATTATTACATTCATTTATAG
- a CDS encoding sulfide-dependent adenosine diphosphate thiazole synthase: MQSIRIKQVNEVKISKYILKYTFEDWNNLVESDVVIVGAGPSGMTAAYYLAKAGLKTVIFERRLSFGGGIGGGAMNFHKIVIETPADEIIKELKIRYIEPEEGIFVIDSSEFMAKLATAAIDAGAKIIHGVTVDDVIFRENPLRVAGVAVEWTSTQMSGLHVDPLFISAKAVVDATGHDAEIISVASRKVPELGISVPGEKSAYSEIAEELVVENTGKVAPGLYATGMAVCEVKSLPRMGPIFGAMILSGKKVAEEIIKDLRNS; the protein is encoded by the coding sequence ATGCAAAGCATAAGAATTAAACAAGTAAATGAAGTGAAAATAAGTAAATATATTCTAAAATACACTTTTGAAGATTGGAATAATTTAGTAGAAAGTGACGTAGTAATTGTTGGAGCTGGACCGTCTGGTATGACTGCGGCTTATTATTTAGCAAAGGCAGGCCTAAAAACTGTGATCTTCGAAAGAAGACTAAGCTTCGGAGGCGGTATAGGAGGTGGAGCAATGAATTTTCATAAAATTGTTATAGAAACTCCAGCAGATGAAATAATAAAGGAATTGAAAATAAGATACATAGAACCAGAAGAAGGAATTTTTGTAATAGATAGCTCAGAATTTATGGCTAAATTAGCTACCGCAGCAATAGATGCAGGTGCAAAGATTATTCATGGAGTTACTGTAGACGATGTAATATTCAGAGAAAATCCACTTAGAGTAGCTGGAGTAGCAGTAGAATGGACTTCAACACAAATGTCTGGTTTACACGTAGATCCATTATTTATCTCAGCAAAAGCCGTAGTGGATGCTACTGGACATGACGCAGAGATAATTTCTGTTGCGTCTAGAAAAGTTCCAGAGCTAGGCATATCTGTTCCTGGAGAGAAATCCGCATATAGCGAAATAGCTGAAGAGCTGGTTGTAGAAAATACAGGAAAAGTAGCTCCAGGCTTATATGCAACTGGCATGGCAGTTTGTGAAGTAAAATCCTTGCCTAGAATGGGGCCTATATTTGGAGCAATGATTCTTTCAGGCAAGAAAGTTGCTGAGGAAATAATTAAAGACTTGCGTAACTCTTAA
- a CDS encoding UbiX family flavin prenyltransferase — MDETVVKKTRANKKKVVIGISGASGIIYGLRAVEVLNEYGYDQYVIITNAAIKVAEKENGIDLVHEVRKFTSNIFMENEIDAPTSSSSFTVTTKGMIIIPCSINTLAYIAHGFASNLLARSAINYLRSRQKLVLVIRETPLGQIELYNALKIAKAGGIIMPASPGFYIKPTKIQDLIDFIVGKALDLLGIRNELYKRWSKSDQDPSYQVS; from the coding sequence ATGGATGAGACAGTGGTTAAGAAGACAAGAGCAAATAAGAAGAAGGTAGTAATAGGAATAAGCGGTGCAAGTGGAATAATTTATGGCTTAAGGGCAGTAGAAGTACTAAATGAATATGGATACGACCAATACGTAATAATAACTAATGCAGCAATAAAAGTTGCTGAAAAAGAAAACGGTATAGACTTGGTTCATGAAGTAAGAAAATTCACTTCTAATATATTTATGGAGAATGAAATAGATGCTCCAACTTCTAGTTCTAGTTTTACTGTAACTACAAAAGGGATGATTATAATTCCTTGTAGTATAAACACATTAGCTTATATAGCTCATGGTTTTGCCTCAAATTTACTTGCTAGATCTGCAATAAATTACTTAAGGAGTAGACAAAAGTTAGTACTAGTAATTAGAGAAACTCCTTTGGGTCAAATAGAGCTATATAATGCATTAAAAATAGCTAAAGCGGGAGGGATTATAATGCCTGCTTCACCAGGCTTTTATATTAAGCCGACAAAAATTCAAGATTTAATAGATTTTATTGTAGGAAAAGCTCTTGACTTGTTAGGAATAAGGAATGAATTATATAAAAGGTGGTCTAAATCAGATCAAGATCCTTCTTACCAAGTTTCTTAG